Below is a genomic region from Acidobacteriota bacterium.
CGAGGGCCTGGAAGTGATCGGGGGGCGGGCCCTGACCCGGTTCGGGGCCCCTTTCGGGAGGTACCTTCTCGTCTCCTGCGCCTCGCCGCTTTCCGACGACACGCCCGTAATCTCCAGCCGGGGTGTGGTGGGCCGGGTGCGCGGGCGCGCGGGAGACCTGTACCGGGTCCTGGCCGTGACGGACCCGAGCAGCGCCCTGGGCGTCTGCTCCGAGCGCACGGGAGCCCGGGGCGTGGCCGTGGGGAGCGGCGACCACCTGGCGGTCCGCTACGTTTCCAACGAGGCCGACGTGCAAGTGGGCGATGTCTTCGTCACCTCCGGGGAGGACGGGATCTTCCCGCCCGGCCTCCGCGTGGGCACGACGTCCGAGGTAGCCGACGGCGGCGATTACCTCAAACGCGTCCGGCTGGACCCCTCCGCCGACCTCAGGGACCTGGCCTGGGTCCTGGTTCTGAGGCGCCGTGCGTAGCCGTCTCGTTGCGCCGCTGGTCCTGCTGGCCCTCGCCGTGGGCCTGCAAGCCCTCCTCCCGCTGGCCAGCGGGGACCTCACCATCGCCAACCCCTTCCTGGCCCTCCTCACGGTCCTCGGACTGCGCCAGGGGAAGGTTCCCGGCACCCTGTGGGGAGCCGCGCTGGGGACGCTGAGCGACGCCTACACCATGCCCCATCTGGGCTTCCACGGCGCCGCCTTCACCCTCATCGGCTACCTCCTCGGATGGATCGGCTCCAGAGTCGTGATCCAGGGCATCCTCCCCCTTTTCTTTTTCGCGGTCGGGGCGTATGTTCTGGACTCGGCGGCGGTGGTCTTGCTGTACCTCCTTCTCGGCCTTCCGCTGCCCTCCTCGCTGTGGGTGTACACGGCAGCGGGAAGCCTTCTGACGGGGCTCCTGGCCGCGGGCCTCGAGGCCGCCGCACGCCGGCTCTACCCCCGGGAGTAGCCGTGGACCGCACCGACGACCCCACCTTCGAACCCAAGGTCCTCTTCCTCCAGTTCGTGGCGGCGGCGGTCTTCGTCCTCTTCGCCTCCCGGCTCTTCCTCCTCCAGGTGATGGAGGGCAGCTTCTACCGGACCCTCTCCGAGAACAACTACACCCGGACCATCGTCCTGCGGAGCCCCCGCGGGGTCATCGCGGATCGGAACGGCAAGGTCCTGTGCCGGAACCGCATCTCCTTCTCTCTCGTCCTGGACACGGCCAAGGAGGGCTCTCTGGAGCGGACCGTGGCCTCCATGAACCGGATCCTGGGCCTCTCCATGACCATGGAGGAGGTCCAGGCGGCCAGGAAGCGCAGCGCCGTTCCAAGCCTCGCCGTCCTGGCCCGGGACGTGCCCCCCGCCTGGGTCCAGAAGGTGGAGGTTCACCAGGACGAGCTCAAGATGCTCCGCATCGAGATGGAGCTGAGGCGGGAGTACCCCTACGGCTCCCTGGGCAGCCACGCCATCGGCTACGTCGGGCTCCTCTCGGAAAAAGAGGCCGAGACCCTCCGCATCCGGGAACTGGATCCCTTCATCGAAGTGGGCAAGGCGGGCGTGGAGAAGGCCGCCAACGCCCTGCTCATGGGCGAGAACGGCAAGAGGACCGCCCAGGTCAACGCCATGGGGAGGGAGGTGGAGGACCCGCGCCTGAGGCTCCCGGGGGTCGGCGTTCAGCGCGAGCCCGTCCCCGGCCGGAACA
It encodes:
- the mreD gene encoding rod shape-determining protein MreD — its product is MRSRLVAPLVLLALAVGLQALLPLASGDLTIANPFLALLTVLGLRQGKVPGTLWGAALGTLSDAYTMPHLGFHGAAFTLIGYLLGWIGSRVVIQGILPLFFFAVGAYVLDSAAVVLLYLLLGLPLPSSLWVYTAAGSLLTGLLAAGLEAAARRLYPRE
- the mreC gene encoding rod shape-determining protein MreC, whose amino-acid sequence is MASPPLARRPVALMLLLVAGFVAGLTLQVRRGERTLFKDAAMVAFSPFLTAFDAASRFTREGARAYVLQRDAALRAERLEAENRVLRTQLLLAQNLAKENLELRNLLKAPRPEGLEVIGGRALTRFGAPFGRYLLVSCASPLSDDTPVISSRGVVGRVRGRAGDLYRVLAVTDPSSALGVCSERTGARGVAVGSGDHLAVRYVSNEADVQVGDVFVTSGEDGIFPPGLRVGTTSEVADGGDYLKRVRLDPSADLRDLAWVLVLRRRA